One window from the genome of Jeotgalibaca sp. MA1X17-3 encodes:
- a CDS encoding glycoside hydrolase family 88 protein — protein sequence MENEFLWLKNDLDFVLDRIRKNIPVFYNKVPGAASHHLIYEATPNNYWTSSFWIGMLFLAKEITQTNEFDEVISVQMKSFQERLENKVELETHDIGFLYSLSAVADYKVNGTKTSRDLIVQAADCLMVRFNEKAGIIQAWGNLDDLNENGRMIIDGLMNLPLLYKASELTGNDVYKKAAIRHAKQTQKYIIRENNTTYHTYFFDRRTGEGVEGSTAQGYSDDSCWARGQAWGIYGFTLSYLHSGDYTFLESAQGLADYYISRLPVDNVAYWDLIFQEGSQQERDSSAAAISICGLLELAKQLPLSNSNRNRYEEAAIKISKSLSELYTTKGISEANGLLKHGVYDKNSNKGVDESVIWGDYYYLESLVRLSRSWNMYW from the coding sequence GTGGAAAATGAATTCTTATGGTTAAAAAATGATTTGGATTTTGTATTAGATCGAATTAGGAAGAATATTCCCGTTTTCTATAATAAAGTTCCGGGAGCAGCATCTCATCATTTGATTTATGAAGCAACCCCTAATAATTATTGGACGTCTAGTTTTTGGATTGGAATGTTATTTTTAGCAAAAGAGATAACTCAAACAAATGAGTTCGATGAAGTAATTTCAGTTCAAATGAAATCTTTTCAAGAACGTTTGGAGAATAAAGTAGAGTTAGAAACGCATGACATAGGATTTTTATATAGCTTATCAGCAGTAGCTGATTATAAAGTAAACGGAACAAAGACATCTAGAGACTTAATTGTTCAGGCTGCAGATTGCCTGATGGTCCGTTTTAATGAAAAAGCTGGAATTATCCAAGCGTGGGGAAATCTAGATGATCTAAATGAAAATGGAAGAATGATTATCGATGGACTGATGAATCTGCCACTCCTTTATAAAGCTAGTGAATTAACAGGGAATGACGTATACAAAAAAGCAGCTATTCGTCATGCAAAGCAAACTCAAAAGTATATCATTCGAGAAAACAATACTACCTATCACACGTATTTCTTTGATCGAAGAACAGGCGAAGGTGTGGAAGGTTCAACGGCACAAGGTTATTCAGATGACTCTTGCTGGGCGCGAGGTCAAGCTTGGGGAATTTATGGATTTACACTAAGTTATCTGCATTCTGGAGATTATACATTCTTGGAATCAGCTCAAGGACTGGCAGATTATTATATTTCTCGACTACCAGTAGATAACGTTGCTTACTGGGATTTAATATTCCAGGAAGGAAGCCAACAAGAACGTGATAGTTCAGCAGCAGCAATATCTATTTGTGGGCTTTTAGAATTAGCTAAGCAACTTCCACTCTCTAATTCAAATCGGAATAGATATGAAGAGGCTGCGATTAAAATCTCTAAAAGTTTAAGTGAGTTATATACAACAAAAGGAATTTCGGAAGCGAATGGATTATTGAAACATGGTGTATATGATAAAAATAGTAATAAAGGGGTAGATGAATCCGTAATTTGGGGTGACTACTACTATTTAGAATCATTAGTGCGTCTGTCTAGAAGTTGGAATATGTATTGGTAA
- a CDS encoding heparinase II/III family protein, producing the protein MPFEEKEWEWERLENNWSAVIAGCIGMTALSLLPYNSDRQNQIIKRLETSFDRYLSSFGEDGACVEGVAYWSYGFGYYCYFAQKYQEKFKDDKYLANTKLKAIASFPYYTHIGKERFIPFSDSHDSEIPSGLLTFCRYTYKVRTPSVSKINSLHFDHCYRWAPLYRNLIWTEVYEEEEASFCHYFKNSEWLIVKNVKENFVFATKGGRNDESHNHNDSGHFLIGNLDELFLTDFGAGEYTKDYFDDNHRYHFLHNRSLGHSVPIVNGQEQQFGEFGAIHAKYQELENKILFSVDLQEVYTQTADILSYKRTWKYNPEQREIELEDQLKFATERENAVIQNFVSGCKPIILNNSVHWIGKNDELILHFQANEEEAFVLSEQIKTHGGEEVLVYRTELRSKKEGGTYHRKYVFRLEKL; encoded by the coding sequence TTGCCTTTTGAAGAGAAAGAATGGGAATGGGAGCGGTTAGAAAATAACTGGAGCGCAGTGATTGCTGGTTGTATCGGAATGACTGCATTATCTTTACTTCCTTATAATAGCGACAGACAAAATCAAATTATTAAACGATTGGAAACATCTTTTGATAGGTATCTCAGTAGCTTTGGAGAAGATGGAGCTTGTGTAGAAGGCGTTGCATATTGGTCTTATGGATTTGGCTACTATTGTTATTTTGCACAGAAGTACCAAGAAAAATTTAAGGATGATAAATATTTAGCAAATACTAAATTAAAAGCCATTGCATCTTTTCCTTACTACACTCATATCGGCAAGGAAAGATTTATACCTTTTTCTGATTCTCATGATAGTGAAATTCCTAGTGGTCTGTTAACATTTTGCCGTTATACATATAAGGTTCGGACTCCTTCCGTTTCTAAGATAAATTCACTTCATTTTGATCATTGCTATCGTTGGGCGCCTCTCTATCGAAATTTGATATGGACAGAAGTGTATGAAGAAGAAGAGGCTAGTTTTTGTCACTATTTCAAAAACTCAGAGTGGCTCATTGTAAAAAATGTGAAAGAAAATTTTGTGTTTGCAACCAAAGGGGGACGGAATGATGAGTCTCATAACCACAATGATTCTGGTCATTTCCTAATTGGAAATTTGGACGAATTATTTTTGACTGATTTTGGAGCAGGTGAATATACGAAAGATTATTTTGATGATAATCATCGTTATCACTTCTTACATAATCGTTCTTTAGGACATTCTGTTCCGATTGTAAATGGGCAAGAACAGCAATTTGGTGAATTTGGTGCCATACATGCAAAATACCAAGAATTAGAAAATAAAATACTGTTTTCTGTAGATTTACAAGAAGTGTACACGCAAACAGCAGATATACTGTCTTATAAACGAACTTGGAAATATAATCCAGAACAGCGAGAGATTGAATTAGAAGATCAACTTAAGTTTGCAACAGAGAGAGAGAACGCTGTAATTCAAAACTTTGTCAGTGGATGTAAACCCATCATTCTAAATAATTCCGTTCATTGGATAGGAAAAAATGATGAATTAATTTTGCATTTTCAAGCGAACGAGGAAGAAGCTTTCGTTTTAAGTGAACAAATCAAAACACATGGAGGGGAGGAGGTCCTTGTATACCGAACAGAGTTAAGATCGAAAAAAGAAGGAGGAACATATCATCGTAAATATGTATTTAGATTGGAAAAACTTTAA
- a CDS encoding carbohydrate ABC transporter permease — protein sequence MITMLFPFIWMLSSSIKLDKDIFSFPIQWIPKNPVWSNYKNIWIRIPLANFIKNTAKITLIVTFLQLLTSSFAAYAFSKLYFKGKNFLFLAYIATIAVPWQAYMVPQFIMMREFGLNNTHLAIILLQAFSAFGVFMMRQFYEGIPDSLIEAARIDGMNDYQIYAKIMLPLSKPALSTLTIFTFVNTWNDFLGPLLYLTRDELKTIQIGLRMFITQYSAEYALIMAASVVVLIPVLIVFLSLQKYFVQGVASAGVKG from the coding sequence ATGATTACGATGTTGTTCCCTTTCATATGGATGTTATCCTCATCAATAAAACTAGACAAAGACATTTTTTCATTTCCCATTCAATGGATTCCAAAAAATCCAGTTTGGAGTAATTACAAAAACATTTGGATTCGCATCCCACTAGCCAACTTTATTAAAAACACTGCAAAAATTACTTTAATTGTTACATTTTTACAACTTCTAACAAGTAGTTTTGCAGCATATGCATTTTCTAAGTTATACTTTAAAGGGAAGAACTTTTTATTCTTGGCTTATATTGCGACTATTGCTGTCCCTTGGCAAGCGTATATGGTTCCGCAGTTCATTATGATGAGAGAGTTTGGTCTAAACAATACTCATTTAGCCATCATCTTGTTACAGGCTTTTTCAGCCTTTGGTGTCTTCATGATGAGACAGTTCTATGAAGGAATTCCTGATTCTTTAATTGAAGCAGCTCGAATTGATGGAATGAATGATTATCAAATATATGCTAAAATCATGTTGCCCCTTTCCAAACCAGCATTATCCACTTTAACTATTTTTACATTTGTAAATACATGGAATGACTTTTTAGGTCCATTACTGTATTTAACAAGGGATGAATTGAAGACAATCCAAATCGGTTTGCGAATGTTTATTACGCAATATTCTGCTGAGTATGCATTGATAATGGCTGCTTCAGTAGTAGTTTTGATACCTGTCTTAATTGTATTTTTATCTCTACAAAAGTACTTTGTGCAAGGAGTAGCATCAGCAGGTGTGAAAGGATAA
- a CDS encoding ABC transporter substrate-binding protein, translated as MKKFKNKFTYVASTLLLSTLILGACGNNSGTEDSGSKDSTVANGNETTLTWALWDKDATVYYEPLVEAFEDDNPGVNIELLDLGSTDFMTVLGTQLSGGDDSIDIVTIKDIPGYASLVNKNQLEPLSELTKDVDLNQYSGTVEQITVDDEFYGLPFRSDFYVMYYNKDLFDAAKVDYPQNGITFDEYDKTIREVSEKATEANGEKVYGGHYHTWRSQVQLYGILDGKNTLVSDDYSFLEPVYEKVLAQQDDEIVQDYAALKTSSLHYSAAFYQNNVASLVMGTWFIPTLSEAISSGESEDFEWGIATMPLTNNAPEGTAAGTITSLGISSNSKNKEEAYKFVEFVSSEKGAQIIAETGTMPAIQTEEVINTITSNESFPSDEQSKDALQVETNYLELPLDEHAAEVETILNDAHDNIMTKNAAISYELKNVSEQVVKLK; from the coding sequence ATGAAAAAGTTTAAAAACAAATTTACCTATGTAGCGTCTACTTTACTTTTAAGTACACTTATTTTGGGAGCTTGTGGAAATAATAGTGGAACTGAAGACAGTGGAAGCAAGGACTCGACAGTTGCAAATGGAAATGAAACGACTTTAACATGGGCTTTATGGGATAAAGATGCTACTGTTTATTATGAGCCACTTGTAGAAGCTTTTGAAGATGATAATCCAGGTGTGAACATTGAATTGTTGGATTTAGGTTCAACCGATTTCATGACTGTTTTAGGAACGCAGTTATCTGGTGGAGATGATAGTATTGATATTGTTACAATAAAAGATATTCCTGGGTATGCATCTTTAGTAAATAAGAATCAGTTAGAGCCATTGAGTGAATTAACAAAAGATGTTGATTTAAATCAGTATAGCGGTACAGTAGAACAAATTACGGTAGATGATGAATTTTATGGATTACCATTCCGTAGTGATTTCTATGTAATGTACTATAATAAAGATTTATTTGATGCAGCAAAGGTAGATTATCCACAAAATGGAATCACGTTTGATGAATATGATAAAACAATCAGAGAAGTATCAGAGAAAGCTACAGAGGCAAATGGAGAAAAAGTATATGGCGGCCATTACCACACATGGAGAAGTCAAGTTCAGTTATATGGAATACTCGATGGTAAAAACACTCTTGTAAGTGATGATTATTCTTTCTTAGAACCAGTTTATGAAAAAGTATTAGCTCAACAAGATGATGAAATTGTTCAAGATTATGCAGCATTAAAGACATCTAGTCTACACTATTCTGCAGCATTTTATCAGAATAATGTTGCTTCTCTCGTAATGGGAACTTGGTTCATTCCAACTCTATCTGAAGCAATTTCTAGTGGTGAGAGTGAGGATTTTGAATGGGGAATTGCAACCATGCCTTTAACAAACAATGCTCCTGAGGGAACTGCAGCTGGAACAATCACTTCTTTAGGTATTAGCTCCAATTCGAAAAATAAAGAAGAAGCTTATAAATTTGTTGAATTTGTATCTAGTGAAAAGGGTGCACAAATTATTGCAGAAACAGGAACTATGCCAGCAATCCAAACAGAAGAAGTTATAAACACTATTACTTCTAATGAAAGTTTCCCTTCAGATGAGCAGAGTAAAGACGCTCTACAAGTTGAAACAAATTACTTAGAATTACCATTAGATGAACATGCTGCAGAAGTAGAAACCATTTTAAATGATGCTCATGATAACATCATGACTAAAAATGCGGCGATAAGTTATGAACTGAAAAACGTTAGCGAACAAGTAGTAAAATTAAAATAA
- the galT gene encoding UDP-glucose--hexose-1-phosphate uridylyltransferase, translated as MDQLIVDFLTFGIKKGYIHPMDRILKQNELLALLKKEELDPSIQESNPLPEAKTLIPYFIDYAVEKGIIIDIPFKKNIFAAKIMALLTPDASRLNEHFWEKYKSDSKMATDYFYQLSMDNDYIKMEDIAKNIEFEHDTKVGKLELTINLSKPEKDPKEIAAAKSQPTSSYPKCPLCMENEGYAGTLTHPARSNHRIVRFPLNGETWGLQYSPYAYYTEHCIFLAEEHRPMKINERTFENLFSIIEQFPHYFVGSNADLPIVGGSILSHDHYQGGKHTFAMDKASLLDSFTLPSFPHVKAGILQWPMSVIRLESMDKNELQKAAVYILDKWRVYSDPKSDVYSFTEDIPHNTVTPIARRSGEAFVCNLVLRNNRTTAEFPAGLFHPHPDVQHIKKENIGLIEVMGLAILPPRLKEELIEVEKFLRGEEHAMEDMHEEWARTISFPVNGEEKDVTKVVQEAIGEVFLHVLEDAGIYKLTKEGLEGFYRFIDTL; from the coding sequence ATGGACCAATTGATTGTCGATTTTCTTACCTTTGGTATTAAGAAAGGTTATATCCATCCAATGGATCGTATTTTAAAACAAAATGAATTATTAGCATTACTAAAAAAAGAAGAGCTAGATCCTTCTATCCAGGAATCAAACCCACTTCCTGAAGCTAAAACATTAATCCCATATTTTATCGATTACGCAGTAGAAAAAGGAATCATTATCGATATTCCTTTTAAAAAGAATATCTTTGCTGCCAAAATAATGGCACTACTGACACCAGATGCTTCTCGTCTAAACGAGCATTTCTGGGAAAAATATAAATCTGATTCAAAAATGGCTACTGACTATTTTTACCAATTAAGTATGGATAATGATTATATTAAAATGGAAGATATTGCAAAAAATATTGAATTCGAACATGATACAAAAGTTGGAAAGCTTGAGCTAACCATCAATTTATCTAAACCTGAAAAAGATCCAAAAGAGATTGCTGCTGCTAAATCACAACCTACTTCTTCCTACCCAAAGTGTCCATTATGTATGGAAAATGAAGGTTATGCAGGTACTCTGACTCATCCAGCGCGCAGTAATCATCGCATTGTACGTTTCCCTTTAAATGGAGAGACATGGGGACTTCAATACTCACCTTATGCTTATTATACCGAACATTGCATTTTCCTTGCAGAAGAACACCGTCCTATGAAAATTAATGAACGTACTTTCGAAAACTTATTCTCTATTATTGAGCAATTTCCACACTATTTTGTTGGTTCGAATGCTGATCTACCAATTGTAGGGGGTTCTATTCTATCCCACGACCACTATCAAGGAGGAAAACATACCTTTGCAATGGATAAAGCTTCTTTACTTGATTCGTTTACTTTGCCCTCCTTTCCCCATGTGAAGGCAGGCATACTTCAATGGCCCATGTCCGTCATCCGTTTAGAAAGTATGGACAAGAATGAACTACAAAAAGCAGCCGTGTATATTTTAGATAAATGGCGCGTCTATTCAGATCCAAAATCTGATGTTTATTCTTTTACAGAAGACATACCCCATAACACCGTTACGCCTATTGCTCGTAGGAGCGGAGAAGCCTTCGTATGCAATTTAGTCTTACGGAATAATCGAACGACCGCTGAATTTCCGGCAGGATTATTTCACCCTCATCCTGATGTTCAGCATATCAAAAAAGAAAATATTGGTTTAATTGAAGTAATGGGTTTAGCTATTTTACCTCCTCGTCTGAAAGAGGAACTGATTGAAGTTGAAAAATTCTTACGCGGAGAAGAACATGCCATGGAAGACATGCATGAGGAATGGGCTAGAACGATTTCCTTTCCAGTAAACGGCGAAGAAAAAGACGTTACGAAAGTTGTTCAAGAAGCTATCGGAGAAGTATTTCTGCACGTTCTCGAAGATGCAGGTATCTATAAATTAACCAAGGAAGGTTTAGAAGGCTTCTACAGATTTATAGATACACTTTAA
- a CDS encoding carbohydrate ABC transporter permease, giving the protein MQQTTELSKSAKKRRWKENITAYSFIIPNFLGFAIFTLGPILFAIVLSVHEWDGSNPMKFIGFDNFTRMWGDTRVRDAFLNTMVYVVSTVPLTLASALGLAVLLNSKIKGKNIFRTISFFPYVASLVAVAAVWNMIFSPVNGPINEILRMLGVLNPPRWAADKDWAMFTVVLFSVWKQMGYYMVIFLAGLQGISEELYEAAELDGANKWSKFRNVTLPQLRPVTFFVLMMLTINSFKVYDIVYMITQAGPGTSTLVLVYEIYNTAFKNWQLGYSSAISMLLFVIVLIVTVVQFRGERNFNKE; this is encoded by the coding sequence ATGCAACAAACCACAGAGTTAAGTAAATCAGCTAAAAAAAGAAGATGGAAAGAAAATATAACAGCCTATTCTTTCATAATCCCTAACTTTTTAGGGTTCGCAATTTTTACTTTAGGCCCTATTCTTTTTGCAATTGTTTTATCTGTTCACGAATGGGATGGCAGTAATCCAATGAAATTTATAGGATTTGATAACTTTACCCGTATGTGGGGAGACACTCGAGTCAGAGATGCATTCCTGAATACGATGGTTTATGTAGTAAGTACGGTTCCATTGACCTTAGCTAGCGCCCTAGGTTTAGCTGTACTGTTAAATAGTAAAATAAAAGGAAAAAATATTTTTCGGACGATTAGCTTTTTCCCATATGTAGCATCTCTAGTGGCAGTTGCAGCGGTCTGGAATATGATTTTCAGTCCAGTAAATGGACCGATCAATGAAATTCTTAGAATGCTGGGTGTATTAAATCCGCCTAGATGGGCTGCAGATAAAGACTGGGCTATGTTTACTGTTGTTCTTTTTAGTGTTTGGAAACAAATGGGCTATTATATGGTTATTTTTTTGGCAGGTCTACAAGGAATTTCAGAAGAATTATATGAGGCTGCAGAATTAGATGGAGCTAATAAATGGAGTAAATTCAGGAATGTAACCCTTCCTCAATTACGTCCTGTGACATTTTTTGTATTAATGATGCTGACTATTAATAGTTTTAAGGTATATGATATTGTCTATATGATTACACAAGCAGGTCCAGGTACTTCTACTTTGGTTTTGGTATACGAAATATATAATACTGCTTTTAAAAACTGGCAACTCGGTTATTCTAGTGCTATTTCCATGTTGTTGTTTGTGATTGTATTGATTGTAACAGTTGTTCAGTTTAGAGGAGAACGAAACTTTAACAAAGAATAG
- a CDS encoding YesL family protein, with amino-acid sequence MKTFFELNHPLWRMMGLLSDFMMLTLIWAVFSFPIITLGPSTVAFSHVGMKLAEQSGKGVVKEFIEVFLNKFKSTFLFGLATVLTGLFLFIDMKFLYSFNQAISTFFLFVILFISILCVFMLIYIYPLLGIMEINKKKIMTISFFMSLKYLKWTVFLFIMDGFLLFLTFYIAPYIVFFTIGGIAYLNGKVIHMILEENPALVNEK; translated from the coding sequence ATGAAAACTTTTTTTGAATTGAATCATCCATTATGGAGAATGATGGGATTACTTTCTGATTTCATGATGCTTACTTTAATTTGGGCTGTTTTTTCTTTTCCGATTATCACACTAGGTCCTTCTACAGTGGCTTTTTCTCATGTAGGAATGAAATTGGCAGAGCAAAGCGGAAAAGGGGTAGTAAAAGAATTTATAGAAGTTTTTCTAAATAAATTCAAGTCCACTTTTCTTTTTGGATTGGCAACAGTATTGACTGGTCTATTTTTATTTATAGATATGAAGTTTCTTTATTCTTTTAATCAAGCAATTTCAACTTTTTTCCTCTTCGTTATCTTATTCATCAGCATTCTTTGTGTTTTTATGCTGATATATATCTACCCTCTGTTAGGGATAATGGAAATAAATAAAAAGAAAATAATGACGATATCTTTCTTCATGTCTCTAAAGTATTTGAAATGGACGGTCTTTCTCTTTATTATGGATGGATTCTTGCTTTTCCTTACCTTCTACATTGCCCCATATATTGTCTTTTTTACAATTGGAGGAATTGCCTATTTAAACGGAAAAGTGATTCACATGATTTTAGAAGAAAATCCTGCTCTCGTAAATGAGAAATAA
- a CDS encoding galactokinase, with product MEQVDKLKKSFKKNFGMEPTHSFFAPGRINLIGEHTDYNGGFVFPCAITIGTYAVAAKNGSKEMRLFSENFPEIGILSFDIEDDLYRKEHGWANYAKGVLKYLKEAGHDLHEGIDILIEGNIPNGSGLSSSASLELLIGVLLEKMENLQLERLDLIQIGKKVENEFMGVNSGIMDQFAVGMGEKDTALLLDTNTLQYEKIPVELDDHVIIIMNTKKRRELVDSKYNERRSECEAALAELQSKLNIQSLGELDEKTFDENINMISTETLMKRARHAVTENQRTITAAEKLKSGDLNAFGKLMNQSHISLRDDYEVTGIELDTLVEAAWDQPGVLGARMTGAGFGGCAIAIVKKDETNTFISQVGDRYEKEIGYPAEFYIAEIGDGAKELTE from the coding sequence ATGGAACAAGTAGACAAATTGAAAAAATCTTTTAAGAAAAACTTTGGAATGGAACCAACTCATTCTTTTTTTGCACCTGGTCGGATTAATTTAATTGGAGAACATACTGATTATAATGGTGGCTTTGTGTTTCCATGTGCGATTACAATCGGCACTTATGCAGTAGCAGCTAAAAATGGTTCAAAAGAAATGCGCTTATTCTCAGAAAATTTTCCTGAAATAGGGATTTTGTCTTTTGATATAGAAGATGATCTGTATAGAAAAGAACATGGCTGGGCAAATTATGCAAAAGGTGTTTTGAAATACCTAAAAGAAGCTGGTCATGATCTTCATGAAGGAATTGACATTCTTATTGAAGGAAATATACCAAATGGTTCTGGACTTTCTTCTTCTGCTTCCTTAGAACTACTGATAGGTGTTCTTTTAGAAAAAATGGAGAACTTACAATTAGAGCGTTTGGATTTAATTCAAATTGGGAAAAAAGTAGAAAATGAGTTCATGGGTGTCAATAGTGGAATTATGGATCAATTTGCAGTTGGGATGGGTGAAAAAGATACCGCTCTTCTTCTAGACACTAATACGTTGCAGTATGAAAAAATACCTGTTGAACTAGATGACCATGTAATCATCATTATGAATACTAAAAAACGCCGTGAACTAGTGGACAGTAAATATAATGAACGACGCAGTGAATGTGAAGCTGCTTTAGCAGAATTACAAAGTAAACTAAATATTCAGTCTTTAGGTGAGCTAGACGAGAAAACGTTTGACGAAAATATTAATATGATTAGTACAGAAACTTTAATGAAACGCGCCCGTCACGCCGTTACAGAAAATCAACGAACCATTACTGCAGCTGAAAAATTAAAATCTGGGGACTTAAATGCGTTTGGAAAACTAATGAATCAATCACACATTTCTTTACGTGATGACTATGAAGTAACAGGTATAGAACTAGATACCTTAGTAGAAGCGGCTTGGGATCAACCAGGAGTATTAGGGGCACGTATGACTGGAGCTGGCTTTGGTGGTTGTGCCATTGCCATTGTTAAAAAAGATGAAACAAACACTTTTATTTCTCAAGTTGGAGACCGTTATGAAAAAGAAATTGGCTATCCTGCTGAATTTTATATTGCTGAAATTGGTGATGGAGCAAAAGAACTTACCGAATAA
- a CDS encoding DUF2264 domain-containing protein has product MFSQQNLKINKFQTKEEYEKAFLNIINPLLPFYERSKPGRLKLGNTGTVYSEDIQEIEGFLRPLWGFAPFLTNCNHPTLEAYYLEGIKEGTNPESPYYWGEAGDYDQRLVEMASLANTLILAKDKTWDLLNQKEQDYLCNWLMQINNHTIPMSNWLFFRVLVNISMKVCGREWDQTQVKKDLDFIDTCYLGNGWYYDENPGQVDYYISFAIHYYSLLYCKYMKEEDPKRVKVFKERAIQFASTFKYWFDEKGEALPFGRSLSYRFSQSAFWSALVFADVEAIPWGEMKGILSRNMQQWMQKDIFSTEGLLTIGYHYPNLIMAEGYNGPGSPYWATKTFLLLAVPAEHPFWKAESLPIHYSEKQKAIPEARMLISQSGNQLQAYVAGQLEKKQAHVDGKYSKFVYSTTFGVSFSKGSIYYKQGGFDNCLALSEEETYYRSKLVSEDYEINDEYVISVWHPWKNVRIRTTIIPFLDWHVRIHEIHNERSIHAVEGGFSVPVEDRDSVEMIPNGIIYNSPVGSSAILALEGFANPKIQTTEPNTNIYFNRSVFPSVEKN; this is encoded by the coding sequence ATGTTCTCACAACAAAATTTAAAAATAAATAAGTTTCAAACAAAAGAAGAATATGAAAAGGCATTTTTAAATATAATAAATCCTCTACTTCCATTTTATGAAAGAAGTAAACCTGGCCGCCTAAAGTTAGGGAATACAGGAACGGTTTATTCAGAAGATATCCAAGAAATAGAAGGATTTCTAAGGCCATTATGGGGATTTGCTCCATTTCTTACTAATTGCAACCACCCCACATTAGAAGCATATTATTTAGAAGGCATAAAAGAAGGTACGAATCCGGAAAGTCCTTATTATTGGGGAGAGGCTGGGGATTACGATCAGAGACTGGTAGAAATGGCTTCCTTAGCGAATACACTCATTCTTGCGAAAGATAAGACTTGGGATTTATTGAATCAGAAAGAACAGGATTATCTTTGCAATTGGCTCATGCAAATCAATAACCATACTATTCCGATGAGTAATTGGTTGTTTTTCCGTGTATTAGTTAACATTTCCATGAAAGTTTGTGGTCGTGAATGGGATCAGACCCAAGTAAAAAAGGATTTAGACTTTATTGATACCTGTTATCTTGGCAATGGATGGTACTATGATGAAAATCCTGGCCAAGTTGATTATTATATTTCATTTGCGATCCATTACTATAGTCTTTTGTATTGCAAGTACATGAAAGAAGAAGATCCAAAACGAGTAAAAGTTTTTAAAGAACGAGCGATTCAATTTGCTAGCACTTTTAAATATTGGTTTGATGAAAAGGGGGAGGCATTGCCTTTTGGCCGTAGTCTTTCTTATCGTTTTTCTCAGTCAGCTTTCTGGTCTGCTTTGGTCTTTGCAGATGTGGAAGCAATTCCTTGGGGTGAAATGAAAGGGATATTGAGTAGAAATATGCAGCAGTGGATGCAAAAAGACATATTTTCTACGGAGGGACTTTTAACAATCGGTTATCATTACCCTAATCTTATCATGGCTGAAGGATACAATGGACCTGGTTCTCCTTACTGGGCTACAAAAACCTTTCTACTGCTAGCTGTTCCTGCAGAACATCCTTTTTGGAAAGCAGAATCCTTACCAATTCATTATTCTGAAAAACAAAAAGCCATTCCAGAAGCTCGAATGTTAATTTCTCAAAGTGGGAATCAATTACAAGCTTACGTCGCTGGACAATTAGAAAAAAAACAAGCTCATGTAGACGGTAAGTATAGTAAATTTGTTTATTCGACCACATTTGGAGTAAGTTTTTCTAAAGGATCCATTTATTATAAACAAGGCGGTTTTGATAATTGCTTAGCTCTTTCAGAAGAAGAAACCTACTATCGAAGTAAACTCGTAAGTGAAGATTATGAAATTAATGATGAATATGTGATAAGCGTCTGGCATCCATGGAAAAATGTCCGTATCCGTACAACGATTATTCCTTTTTTAGATTGGCATGTGCGAATCCATGAAATTCACAACGAACGTTCTATTCATGCAGTAGAAGGAGGATTCTCTGTTCCTGTTGAGGATCGCGATAGTGTAGAAATGATTCCAAATGGGATTATTTATAACTCTCCTGTAGGTTCATCAGCCATCCTTGCTCTAGAAGGGTTCGCTAATCCAAAAATTCAGACTACAGAACCCAATACGAATATTTATTTTAATCGAAGTGTATTTCCTAGTGTGGAAAAAAATTAG